A single region of the Salvelinus sp. IW2-2015 linkage group LG20, ASM291031v2, whole genome shotgun sequence genome encodes:
- the LOC111981885 gene encoding LIM domain-containing protein 2 isoform X3 → MDNRNAPEDKPVQRSKSFSFKTPREVXSSCEKTVYPMERLVANNLILHSACFCCKHCNTKLSLGTFAALSGDFYCKPHFQQLFKSKGNYDEGFGRKQHKELWTSKEGENITKTA, encoded by the exons GACAACAGAAATGCCCCTGAAGATAAACCTGTCCAGCGCTCCAAA TCCTTCAGCTTCAAGACACCGAGGGAGGTGTGRTCGTCATGTGAGAAGACCGTCTACCCCATGGAGAGATTGGTGGCTAACAACCTGATATTRCACTCGGCCTGTTTCTGCTGCAAACACTGCAACACCAAACTCAG ccTGGGCACATTTGCTGCCCTTTCGGGTGATTTCTACTGCAAGCCGCACTTCCAGCAGCTCTTCAAGAGCAAAGGCAACTATGATGAGGGCTTTGGCCGCAAGCAGCACAAGGAGCTTTGGACCTCCAAGGAGGGAGAGAACATAACAAAGACTGCGTAG
- the LOC111981885 gene encoding LIM domain-containing protein 2 isoform X2 encodes MDTDNRNAPEDKPVQRSKSFSFKTPREVXSSCEKTVYPMERLVANNLILHSACFCCKHCNTKLSLGTFAALSGDFYCKPHFQQLFKSKGNYDEGFGRKQHKELWTSKEGENITKTA; translated from the exons ATGGACACG GACAACAGAAATGCCCCTGAAGATAAACCTGTCCAGCGCTCCAAA TCCTTCAGCTTCAAGACACCGAGGGAGGTGTGRTCGTCATGTGAGAAGACCGTCTACCCCATGGAGAGATTGGTGGCTAACAACCTGATATTRCACTCGGCCTGTTTCTGCTGCAAACACTGCAACACCAAACTCAG ccTGGGCACATTTGCTGCCCTTTCGGGTGATTTCTACTGCAAGCCGCACTTCCAGCAGCTCTTCAAGAGCAAAGGCAACTATGATGAGGGCTTTGGCCGCAAGCAGCACAAGGAGCTTTGGACCTCCAAGGAGGGAGAGAACATAACAAAGACTGCGTAG
- the LOC111981885 gene encoding LIM domain-containing protein 2 isoform X4, producing the protein MSFSFKTPREVXSSCEKTVYPMERLVANNLILHSACFCCKHCNTKLSLGTFAALSGDFYCKPHFQQLFKSKGNYDEGFGRKQHKELWTSKEGENITKTA; encoded by the exons TCCTTCAGCTTCAAGACACCGAGGGAGGTGTGRTCGTCATGTGAGAAGACCGTCTACCCCATGGAGAGATTGGTGGCTAACAACCTGATATTRCACTCGGCCTGTTTCTGCTGCAAACACTGCAACACCAAACTCAG ccTGGGCACATTTGCTGCCCTTTCGGGTGATTTCTACTGCAAGCCGCACTTCCAGCAGCTCTTCAAGAGCAAAGGCAACTATGATGAGGGCTTTGGCCGCAAGCAGCACAAGGAGCTTTGGACCTCCAAGGAGGGAGAGAACATAACAAAGACTGCGTAG